One segment of Streptomyces sp. NA02950 DNA contains the following:
- a CDS encoding NADH-quinone oxidoreductase subunit I: MGIPGSGLAKGLAVTLRTMTRKSHTAQYPDAQPELPPRTRGVIGLFEENCTVCMLCARECPDWCIYIDSHKETVPPAAPGGRERSRNVLDRFAIDFALCMYCGICIEVCPFDALFWSPEFEYAETDIRELTHERDKLREWMWTVPAPPALDPAAEEPKELAAARKAADKLAAAEAAAAAEAAASPDADGGTNGDTPGANGAAS; the protein is encoded by the coding sequence ATGGGCATTCCCGGTTCCGGTCTGGCCAAGGGCCTGGCCGTCACCCTCCGCACGATGACCCGGAAGTCGCACACCGCGCAGTATCCGGACGCACAGCCCGAACTGCCGCCCCGCACCCGCGGGGTGATCGGGCTGTTCGAGGAGAACTGCACGGTCTGCATGCTCTGCGCCCGCGAGTGCCCGGACTGGTGCATCTACATCGACTCCCACAAGGAGACCGTGCCCCCGGCCGCCCCCGGCGGGCGCGAGCGCAGCCGGAACGTGCTGGACCGGTTCGCCATCGACTTCGCGCTGTGCATGTACTGCGGAATCTGCATCGAGGTGTGCCCGTTCGACGCGCTGTTCTGGTCGCCGGAGTTCGAGTACGCCGAGACCGACATCCGCGAGCTCACCCATGAGCGGGACAAGCTCCGCGAGTGGATGTGGACGGTGCCCGCACCGCCCGCGCTCGATCCGGCCGCGGAGGAGCCGAAGGAGCTCGCCGCCGCCCGCAAGGCCGCCGACAAGCTGGCCGCCGCGGAGGCGGCCGCGGCCGCCGAAGCCGCCGCGTCCCCCGATGCCGACGGCGGCACCAACGGCGACACCCCCGGCGCGAACGGAGCCGCATCGTGA
- a CDS encoding NADH-quinone oxidoreductase subunit J, producing MAAGGHGFLSPTGVEIAFLLVGLATFGAAVVTVTTKQLVHAALWLVVALGGLAVEYLLLTAEFIAWVQVLIYVGSVVVLLLFGLMLTKAPIGRSPDADSGNRPAALAVALAAAAALVWVVVDAFRTTWIDLDKGVQGSTAVSGASLFRYWVLPFEALSVLLLAALVGAIVLSRKSGDRNAGTGGTNSGKEKR from the coding sequence CTGGCCGCCGGCGGCCACGGCTTCCTGTCGCCCACGGGTGTCGAGATCGCCTTCCTCCTGGTCGGCCTCGCCACCTTCGGCGCGGCCGTCGTCACCGTCACCACCAAGCAGCTGGTGCACGCCGCCCTCTGGCTGGTGGTCGCGCTCGGCGGTCTCGCCGTGGAGTACCTGCTGCTGACGGCGGAGTTCATCGCCTGGGTGCAGGTGCTGATCTACGTCGGCTCCGTCGTGGTCCTCCTCCTCTTCGGGCTGATGCTCACCAAGGCGCCCATCGGCCGCTCGCCGGACGCCGATTCGGGCAACCGCCCGGCCGCGCTCGCGGTGGCCCTCGCCGCGGCGGCCGCGCTGGTCTGGGTGGTCGTGGACGCCTTCCGGACCACCTGGATCGACCTCGACAAGGGCGTACAGGGCTCCACCGCCGTCTCCGGGGCGAGCCTCTTCCGGTACTGGGTGCTGCCGTTCGAGGCGCTGTCCGTACTGCTGCTCGCCGCGCTCGTCGGCGCGATCGTCCTGTCCCGCAAGAGCGGCGACAGGAACGCCGGTACCGGTGGAACCAACAGCGGCAAGGAGAAGCGCTGA
- a CDS encoding complex I subunit 1 family protein — translation MNDVLDVALRLLALLLAFLVLPLVVGQTEHKVMAHMQGRLGPMYAGGFHGWAQLVADGVKFAQKEDVVPNGADRRIFQLAPAVALLPYLLVLVAIPIGPAEGAVGQFVDAGIFFVLAVMGVGVLGSLMAGWASANKFSLLGGLRTAAQLMAYELPMLLTAASVAMAAGTVSLPGILDAFEWWWVPWQIVGGVVFFTAGLAELQRPPFDAPVADSEIIFGAYTEYTGLRFALFLLAEYAGIVILCGLTTVLFLGGWHGPFADDLGWLWTLLKTAVLAFVVIWLRVTYPRLREDQLQRFAWTCLIPLSLAQIAFTGVIKVVIS, via the coding sequence GTGAACGACGTCCTCGACGTCGCACTGCGACTGCTCGCCCTGCTGCTGGCCTTCCTGGTCCTCCCGCTGGTCGTCGGGCAGACCGAGCACAAGGTGATGGCCCATATGCAGGGCCGCCTCGGACCCATGTACGCGGGCGGCTTCCACGGCTGGGCCCAGCTCGTGGCGGACGGTGTGAAGTTCGCGCAGAAGGAGGACGTCGTCCCGAACGGGGCCGACCGGCGTATCTTCCAGCTCGCGCCCGCCGTCGCCCTGCTCCCGTACCTCCTGGTGCTCGTCGCGATCCCGATCGGCCCCGCCGAGGGCGCCGTCGGCCAGTTCGTGGACGCCGGGATCTTCTTCGTGCTCGCCGTGATGGGCGTCGGCGTCCTGGGCTCGCTGATGGCGGGCTGGGCCTCGGCCAACAAGTTCTCGCTCCTCGGAGGCCTGCGGACGGCCGCCCAGCTGATGGCCTACGAACTGCCGATGCTGCTCACCGCGGCGTCCGTGGCGATGGCCGCGGGCACGGTCTCGCTGCCCGGCATCCTCGACGCCTTCGAGTGGTGGTGGGTGCCGTGGCAGATCGTCGGCGGGGTGGTGTTCTTCACCGCGGGCCTCGCCGAGCTGCAACGTCCGCCGTTCGACGCCCCGGTGGCCGACTCCGAGATCATCTTCGGTGCGTACACCGAGTACACCGGGCTGCGCTTCGCGCTGTTCCTGCTCGCCGAGTACGCGGGCATCGTGATCCTGTGCGGGCTGACCACCGTGCTTTTCCTCGGTGGCTGGCACGGCCCGTTCGCCGATGACCTCGGCTGGCTGTGGACCCTGCTGAAGACGGCCGTCCTCGCCTTCGTGGTGATCTGGCTGCGGGTGACCTATCCCCGGCTGCGCGAGGACCAGCTCCAGCGGTTCGCCTGGACCTGCCTCATCCCGCTCTCCCTGGCCCAGATCGCCTTCACCGGCGTCATCAAGGTGGTGATCTCCTGA
- the nuoK gene encoding NADH-quinone oxidoreductase subunit NuoK, with amino-acid sequence MHLAYPAVLAVLLFCTGLYGVLARRNAILVLMSVELMLNAVNLNLVAFDVWLRDTLHAGQALTLFTIAIAAAEIGIGLAIVLLVHRNRGTADVDRLRDLADPPPSGTPADDSVTAPTDNGADQATPVRRQTA; translated from the coding sequence ATGCACCTCGCCTACCCCGCCGTCCTCGCCGTCCTCCTCTTCTGCACCGGCCTCTACGGCGTGCTCGCCCGCCGCAACGCGATCCTGGTGCTGATGTCGGTCGAGCTGATGCTCAACGCCGTCAACCTCAACCTCGTCGCCTTCGACGTCTGGCTCCGCGACACCCTGCACGCGGGCCAGGCCCTCACCCTGTTCACCATCGCCATCGCCGCCGCCGAGATCGGCATCGGTCTCGCCATCGTCCTCCTCGTCCACCGCAACCGCGGCACCGCCGACGTCGACCGGCTCCGGGACCTCGCCGACCCCCCTCCGTCCGGCACCCCCGCTGACGACAGCGTGACAGCCCCCACTGACAACGGCGCCGACCAGGCAACTCCCGTTCGGAGGCAGACCGCGTGA